AACTATCGGAACTGTTTTTTGTGCTGTTTTTGAAAAACTTTTTTTCTTAGTTTTTAAATTGCTTTTTTTTGAAGCTTTACCATCCTTACTTTTTCTTAAAAGCATTCTTTTTACCTCCTTTCCTTTTACCGTGTTGCCTTATTTCTTCTTCAGCCCGCCTTTTTTGATGCTCATATATAAAAGTATATATGTTTTCTACCTTATATTTTCTCTTGCGCGGCTTCAGGAAATAAAATCTTAAAATGACTTTGAAATATTCTTCAAATGGCATACCGTCAAATTTTATGAAGCCTATAAGGAATATAGGTATACCTGTAATTATAACAAGCCAGCTTGCAATTTCATCTCCAATATACGGCTTAATGTATACATACAATGGCACATTAATCGCTACGGCTACAGCCAGACTAATAATCTGTCTTAAATTCAAGCCGGCAAATATAGCCTCTCTGTAATCCCTGATTTCTTTAGGTATTTTAATTTCAATCATTTAATGAGCCCCCATTATTTGTCTTGCCCATGATTCAGATTTTGAAAGAACATATATAAGCATAATTGACAAGGATATGGACATTCCAACTCCAAAATCAGAAGTATCCGCTGCACCTATCAATGTTTGGGCAAGGCCTCCAAAAATCATACAAATTATTACTATAATCAAACCATGCAGGCATATTGCAAAATAGTGCCTGAAAAATCCCTTCGCCGTGCCGGCATATTCCTCACTGCTTAAAGTAGCTATAGGGATCGGCGAAACAGCTGTAAA
Above is a window of Sedimentibacter sp. MB35-C1 DNA encoding:
- a CDS encoding PrgI family protein, giving the protein MIEIKIPKEIRDYREAIFAGLNLRQIISLAVAVAINVPLYVYIKPYIGDEIASWLVIITGIPIFLIGFIKFDGMPFEEYFKVILRFYFLKPRKRKYKVENIYTFIYEHQKRRAEEEIRQHGKRKGGKKNAFKKK